From one Nothobranchius furzeri strain GRZ-AD chromosome 2, NfurGRZ-RIMD1, whole genome shotgun sequence genomic stretch:
- the LOC107377217 gene encoding putative C-type lectin domain family 20 member A — translation MGQTFTCILILLSFFGAFGKYVYVKEARTWLAAQSYCRQKYTDLAPLSSKRDINLMQMAGNTDLFSWIGMKTTDDTEKWMWWGGGRISWMFWDSTGTTNMANFYGFSQIPFFCYNPIVVKQRSTWEAAWQYCRDNHNMLASVASEVEMQLIQRKLNQAGVTQHVWIGLHFFPGDGWLWLDNQPLGYESWGLGGKPGCPRVNLECAALKVNGWRDNSSGSTSNPSSSLELVNNLLDSEGPGNSEAAPLEEGVWEATDCQETLSFICY, via the coding sequence ATGGGGCAAACCTTCACCTGCATCTTGATCCTGCTGAGCTTCTTCGGAGCTTTTGGTAAATACGTTTACGTCAAGGAGGCACGGACTTGGCTTGCAGCTCAGTCGTATTGTCGGCAAAAGTACACCGACCTGGCTCCACTCAGCAGTAAACGTGATATAAACTTGATGCAGATGGCTGGGAATACAGATCTCTTCAGCTGGATCGGGATGAAGACCACTGACGATACTGAGAAGTGGATGTGGTGGGGAGGTGGTAGGATCTCCTGGATGTTCTGGGATTCAACTGGAACCACGAATATGGCCAATTTTTACGGGTTCTCTCAAATTCCTTTTTTCTGCTACAATCCGATCGTGGTAAAGCAGAGGAGCACCTGGGAGGCAGCTTGGCAGTACTGCAGGGACAACCACAACATGCTGGCCAGCGTGGCATCCGAGGTGGAGATGCAGCTGATTCAGAGGAAGTTAAACCAAGCTGGTGTCACACAACACGTCTGGATTGGTCTGCACTTCTTCCCTGGTGATGGGTGGCTGTGGTTGGACAATCAGCCGCTGGGCTACGAGTCCTGGGGGTTGGGGGGAAAACCCGGGTGTCCCAGGGTTAATCTGGAGTGTGCAGCCTTGAAGGTGAATGGATGGAGGGACAACAGCTCTGGATCTACCTCCAACCCCTCTTCCTCTTTAGAATTAGTGAACAATCTGCTAGATAGCGAGGGACCAGGAAATAGTGAAGCTGCACCTCTAGAAGAAGGTGTGTGGGAAGCTACCGACTGTCAGGAGACACTAAGCTTCATCTGCTACTAA